In the genome of Fluviispira vulneris, one region contains:
- the serA gene encoding phosphoglycerate dehydrogenase — protein MEKTVKILITGKLHDIALKLLNNQPSELAVSESLNIVYIPDAPRDVILKEIEDTHVLISRSETDVDAELLRKAKKLSVVARAAVGYGNIDCDLATEMGILVVNTPGKNTNSAAELTMGLLLALVRKIPQAHVSTSAGGWNRHKFSGTELGGKTIGIVGLGNVGHRVAKFAKGFDMRVIAYDPYISEDVFRKNYAERKNTLEELLAECDILSVHVPLNKETKGMISTVELKKMRKGGIIVNAARGGIIAEKALLEVLNEGYIVGAAIDTFDNEPKPLQELISHSNVIVTPHIGASTAEAQYRIGETIAIQVLKALRGEIVDYPVNLPHVSLLGTNDLKVFSVLSEKVSRFGAQIFDFQPAVLKLTVKANLNKEDLQVLKLSAIKGFLSHASEEFVSYVNAEKILLRKGLEFEIEMTPSSTAKNELLFEVYGKGTNEKISVGAVLYDGKFARLSSINDFLFEIELDNDLIVMQNHDRPGVIGDVGSYLAKNNVNIAQFELSRNRRGGMAMSLIRIDGDLESEVVAGLRKLPNLISARLVSGL, from the coding sequence ATGGAAAAGACAGTTAAAATTCTCATTACAGGTAAACTCCATGATATAGCTCTTAAGCTATTGAACAATCAACCTTCTGAGCTTGCTGTCTCTGAATCACTTAATATTGTTTATATTCCTGATGCACCCCGTGATGTCATTTTAAAAGAAATAGAAGACACACATGTTCTTATCAGCCGCTCAGAAACCGATGTCGATGCTGAACTTTTGCGCAAAGCTAAAAAATTAAGCGTTGTTGCGCGCGCAGCGGTTGGCTATGGCAATATTGATTGTGATTTAGCCACAGAAATGGGCATCCTTGTCGTCAATACCCCTGGAAAAAACACAAACTCGGCTGCTGAATTAACTATGGGTTTGCTTCTTGCACTTGTCCGCAAAATCCCTCAAGCCCACGTCAGCACAAGTGCGGGTGGCTGGAATCGGCACAAATTCTCTGGAACCGAGCTCGGTGGAAAAACCATCGGAATCGTCGGTCTTGGTAATGTGGGTCACCGCGTTGCCAAATTTGCTAAAGGCTTCGATATGCGAGTCATTGCCTATGATCCATATATTTCTGAAGATGTTTTCCGTAAAAATTATGCTGAGCGTAAGAATACTTTGGAAGAATTGCTTGCAGAATGTGATATTCTTTCAGTGCATGTGCCTCTCAATAAAGAAACAAAAGGCATGATTTCTACAGTTGAGCTCAAGAAAATGCGCAAAGGTGGTATTATTGTGAACGCCGCGCGTGGAGGAATTATTGCCGAGAAGGCACTGCTCGAAGTCCTCAACGAAGGGTATATAGTGGGTGCTGCCATTGACACCTTTGACAATGAACCAAAACCATTACAGGAACTTATCTCTCATTCCAATGTCATTGTGACACCCCATATCGGAGCAAGTACGGCTGAAGCACAGTATCGCATTGGTGAAACCATTGCGATTCAAGTTTTGAAAGCTTTACGCGGGGAAATTGTCGATTACCCTGTTAATCTACCACATGTTTCCTTATTGGGCACAAATGATCTTAAAGTTTTCTCTGTCCTATCTGAAAAAGTCTCACGCTTTGGTGCGCAAATCTTTGACTTTCAACCAGCCGTTTTAAAGCTAACTGTCAAAGCAAATCTCAACAAAGAAGACTTACAGGTTTTAAAACTTTCTGCAATTAAAGGTTTTCTTTCCCATGCCTCAGAAGAATTTGTCTCCTATGTCAATGCAGAAAAAATACTCCTGCGCAAAGGTCTTGAATTTGAGATAGAAATGACTCCTTCCTCTACTGCAAAAAATGAACTTTTATTTGAAGTTTATGGTAAAGGTACCAATGAAAAAATATCAGTGGGCGCCGTACTCTATGATGGGAAATTTGCCCGTCTAAGCTCAATCAATGATTTTCTCTTTGAAATTGAACTTGATAACGATCTAATCGTTATGCAAAATCATGATAGACCAGGTGTGATTGGAGATGTGGGATCCTATTTGGCAAAAAACAATGTTAATATTGCTCAGTTTGAACTTTCACGCAATCGTCGGGGAGGAATGGCTATGAGTCTGATTCGCATAGATGGTGATCTTGAAAGCGAAGTGGTTGCTGGGCTTCGTAAACTCCCGAATTTAATTTCAGCACGTTTGGTCAGTGGGCTGTGA